ATCGCCTTCGAACTGATGGCCGCCGCCCAGGCCGTCGACCTGCGTGAAGGGCTGGTGCTGGCACCACGTATATCGGCCGTCCACGCGGGGATCCGTGCGCTCGTCCCGGTGCTGAAGGAGGACAGGCCGCTCGGCATCGACGCCGAAGCGCTCCATGCCGCGCTTGCCAGCGGGAATTGGACCTTACATCAGGCTGACCTTGTCCAGGAACAGGCGTAGCTCGGCCGGATCCATGTGCACGATGTGCCTGTCCTCGGGATAGGCGCCGCTGTTGACGTCGGCGACATATTCGGAGAATGCGGCGACCCGCTCCGCTTGCAGCCGGTCACACTCGGCGGCGAAGTTGCGATAGACTTTGGAATGGCGGGGCATGTGACCACGGTTCTGGCCAAGAATATCCTCGGCGAACAGATATTGCGCGTCGCAGCCCGTGCCCGCCCCCATCGACAGCATGATGAGCGGAGTACGCTCCGAGATCGCCTTCGCCACCTCGACCGGCACCACTTCGATCTCGGCGCCGATGGCGCCGGCCGCCTCCAGTTGCTTCACCGCCTCGAAAACCTGCATGGCGGCGTCGGCGGTCTTGCCGACGGCCTTGAAGCCACCGGTCCAGGTCGCGCGCGATGGAATGAGGCCGACATGGCCGATAACGGGGATAGCATCGTCGGCCATCCGCTTGATGGTGGCGTAGCCGGCGCTGCAATAGACCGCGTCGGCGCCGGCCTTGTAGAGGCGGAAGGCCCAGCGGACGAAATCATCCGCCGTGCCGATCTCGAAGAAATTCTCGCCCGGCATGGTGAACAGGCTGGGGGCTGCATCGCGGTATTGCGGGTTGAGCACCAGTTCGGGCGGCACCGAGACGATGTCGACCCCTGCCCGTTCGGCGGCCTCGGCCTCGTCCAGGGTCAGAACACGCAGCATGGTCAGTTGGCGCTTACCCTTCATCGCGCGCAGATCGGCGACGGTCGGTCTCTTTCGGCTCATCGAACTTTGTTCCTTCATTGTGTTGGGGATGCCATGTCGGCCGATCAGTCGATCTCGATCATCACCTTACCGGCCTCGACCTTGACCGGATAGGTCTTGAGATTGACGCAGACCGGCGCGCCCTTGGCCTGGCCGGTCTTGTAGTTGAAACGGCCATTGTGTTTCGGGCATTCGATGATGTCGTCCATCACCAGCCCGTCGGCCAGATGCGCCTTCTCATGCGTGCAATAGCCGTCGGTGGCGAAGAACTCGTCATCCGGCGAACGGTAGACCGCGAAGGTGCGGCCGCCATGATCGAAGCGAATGACATCCTCTTCCTCGACGTCGTCCACCGCGCACGCTTCAACCCAATTGGCCATCTCGGGCTCCTCACGACATTGGCGATCGCTACTCGGCCGCCGCCGACATATCGGCCCCATGGAACTCGCCGCGATAGGGTCTGGCCGTCGGCGGCAGTTCACGCTTGAGGTAATAGTCCTCGTATCTCAGCTGCCTGAGCAGCACCGGCCAGACCTCGCGATAGGCATGCCACATCGACGGGTTCGGCTCCGGCAAATCGTGCTTGATCAGTTCGTGCAGCCTTGGCAGCGCGTGATAGGGCACCATCGGGAACATGTGGTGTTCGACATGGTAGTTCATGTTCCAGTAGATGAACCGGCTGATCGGGTTCATGTAGACGGTGCGGGTGTTGAGCCGGTGATCGACGACATTGTCGGCAAGGCCGATATGCTGCAGCAGGCCGGTCGTCACCATATGCCAGGTGCCGTAGAGGCGCGGCACACCGATCAGCACCAGCGGCACCCATGATCTAAGCCCGATCGCGAGAGCGATCGTCGCGACATAGATGGCGACATGCCAGCGGGCCGCGACCACGGCCTTGGGCTGTTCCATCTCCGGGATGTAGCTCTTCTCGTCGTCAGACAGCGTGCCGAAAGCCTGGCGCACAAGCGTCGGCAGCGAATAGCGGAAGTCGAGAATGCCGGTGAAGGCCAGCGCCGCCTTCAACAGGTCCGGCGGACGCATGACGGCAATCTCGGCATCGCGGCCGACGATGATGGTGTCGGTGTGGTGGCGGGCATGGCTCCAGCGCCATTGCACGGGATTGCGCATCAGCATGAAGGAGGCGATGTGGTAAACCACGTCGTTCATCCAGCGCGTGCGGAACGCCGTGCCGTGGCCGCATTCATGCCAGCGCGAGTCGCTGGACGAGCCGTAGAGCACGCCGTAGACGAACAGGAACGGCACCACCCACCCCGAGCCCCAGAACCAGACGATCCCGGCGGCCGAGCCCAGGATCGCCGCGAGCCAGATCGCCGTGTCGCGGATCGCCGGGCCGTCGCAGCGCCGCA
The genomic region above belongs to Mesorhizobium sp. B4-1-4 and contains:
- a CDS encoding 3-methyl-2-oxobutanoate hydroxymethyltransferase yields the protein MSRKRPTVADLRAMKGKRQLTMLRVLTLDEAEAAERAGVDIVSVPPELVLNPQYRDAAPSLFTMPGENFFEIGTADDFVRWAFRLYKAGADAVYCSAGYATIKRMADDAIPVIGHVGLIPSRATWTGGFKAVGKTADAAMQVFEAVKQLEAAGAIGAEIEVVPVEVAKAISERTPLIMLSMGAGTGCDAQYLFAEDILGQNRGHMPRHSKVYRNFAAECDRLQAERVAAFSEYVADVNSGAYPEDRHIVHMDPAELRLFLDKVSLM
- a CDS encoding MocE family 2Fe-2S type ferredoxin encodes the protein MANWVEACAVDDVEEEDVIRFDHGGRTFAVYRSPDDEFFATDGYCTHEKAHLADGLVMDDIIECPKHNGRFNYKTGQAKGAPVCVNLKTYPVKVEAGKVMIEID
- a CDS encoding fatty acid desaturase family protein, which encodes MAKRDYSLVGESTRIAIETGLASAEWYHTDVPRKAMKELMRRCDGPAIRDTAIWLAAILGSAAGIVWFWGSGWVVPFLFVYGVLYGSSSDSRWHECGHGTAFRTRWMNDVVYHIASFMLMRNPVQWRWSHARHHTDTIIVGRDAEIAVMRPPDLLKAALAFTGILDFRYSLPTLVRQAFGTLSDDEKSYIPEMEQPKAVVAARWHVAIYVATIALAIGLRSWVPLVLIGVPRLYGTWHMVTTGLLQHIGLADNVVDHRLNTRTVYMNPISRFIYWNMNYHVEHHMFPMVPYHALPRLHELIKHDLPEPNPSMWHAYREVWPVLLRQLRYEDYYLKRELPPTARPYRGEFHGADMSAAAE